A stretch of the Schistocerca serialis cubense isolate TAMUIC-IGC-003099 chromosome 2, iqSchSeri2.2, whole genome shotgun sequence genome encodes the following:
- the LOC126455731 gene encoding axoneme-associated protein mst101(2)-like gives MPREAFAAVPGQKPEGPESMRVAQGSHAGAAPPLGEFNTALPRIVSSWLCIHRGSAAGMRLKKGKEKKARRKRQGEKGKEKKARRKRQGEKGKEKKARRKRQGEKGKEKKARRKRQGEKGKEKKARRKRQGEKGKEKKARRKRQGEKGKEKKARRKRQGEKGKEKKARRKRQGEKGKEKKARRKRQGEKGKEKKARRKRQGEKGKEKKARRKRQGEKGKEKKARRKRQGEKGKEKKARRKRQGEKGKEKKARRKRQGEKGKEKKARRKRQGEKGKEKKARRKRQGEKGKEKKARRKRQGEKGKEKKARRKRQGEKGKEKKARRKRQGEKGKEKKARRKRQGEKGKEKKARRKRQGEKGKEKKARRKRQGEKGKEKKARRKRQGEKGKEKKARRKRQGEKGKEKKARRKRQGEKGKEKKARRKRQGEKGKEKKARRKRQGEKGKEKKARRKRQGEKGKEKKARRKRQGEKGKEKKARRKRQGEKGKEKKARRKRQGEKGKEKKARRKRQGEKGKEKKARRKRQGEKGKEKKARRKRQGEKGKEKKARRKRQGEKGKEKKARRKRQGEKGKEKKARRKRQGEKGKEKKARRKRQGEKGKEKKARRKRQGEKGKEKKARRKRQGEKGKEKKARRKRQGEKGKEKKARRKRQGEKGKEKKARRKRQGEKGKEKKARRKRQGEKGKEKKARRKRQGEKGKEKKARRKRQGEKGKEKKARRKRQGEKGKEKKARRKRQGEKGKEKKARRKRQGEKGKEKKARRKRQGEKGKEKKARRKRQGEKGKEKKARRKRQGEKGKEKKARRKRQGEKGKEKKARRKRQGEKGKEKKARRKRQGEKGKEKKARRKRQGEKGKEKKARRKRQGEKGKEKKARRKRQGEKGKEKKARRKRQGEKGKEKKARRKRQGEKGKEKKARRKRQGEKGKEKKARRKRQGEKGKEKKARRKRQGEKGKEKKARRKRQGEKGKEKKARRKRQGEKGKEKKARRKRQGEKGKEKKARRKRQGEKGKEKKARRKRQGEKGKEKKARRKRQGEKGKEKKARRKRQGEKGKEKKARRKRQGEKGKEKKARRKRQGEKGKEKKARRKRQGEKGKEKKARRKRQGEKGKEKKARRKRQGEKGKEKKARRKRQGEKGKEKKARRKRQGEKGKEKKARRKRQGEKGKEKKARRKRQGEKGKEKKARRKRQGEKGKEKKARRKRQGEKGKEKKARRKRQGEKGKEKKARRKRQGEKGKEKKARRKRQGEKGKEKKARRKRQGEKGKEKKARRKRQGEKGKEKKARRKRQGEKGKEKKARRKRQGEKGKEKKARRKRQGEKGKEKKARRKRQGEKGKEKKARRKRQGEKGKEKKARRKRQGEKGKEKKARRKRQGEKGKEKKARRKRQGEKGKEKKARRKRQGEKGKEKKARRKRQGEKGKEKKARRKRQGEKGKEKKARRKRQGEKGKEKKARRKRQGEKGKEKKARRKRQGEKGKEKKARRKRQGEKGKEKKARRKRQGEKGKEKKARRKRQGEKGKEKKARRKRQGEKGKEKKARRKRQGEKGKEKKARRKRQGEKGKEKKARRKRQGEKGKEKKARRKRQGEKGKEKKARRKRQGEKGKEKKARRKRQGEKGKEKKARRKRQGEKGKEKKARRKRQGEKGKEKKARRKRQGEKGKEKKARRKRQGEKGKEKKARRKRQGEKGKEKKARRKRQGEKGKEKKARRKRQGEKGKEKKARRKRQGEKGKEKKARRKRQGEKGKEKKARRKRQGEKGKEKKAMRRQGEKGNEKARRKRQ, from the coding sequence aaaaaggcaaggagaaaaaggcaaggagaaaaaggcaaggagaaaaaggcaaggagaaaaaggcaaggagaaaaaggcaaggagaaaaaggcaaggagaaaaaggcaaggagaaaaaggcaaggagaaaaaggcaaggagaaaaaggcaaggagaaaaaggcaaggagaaaaaggcaaggagaaaaaggcaaggagaaaaaggcaaggagaaaaaggcaaggagaaaaaggcaaggagaaaaaggcaaggagaaaaaggcaaggagaaaaaggcaaggagaaaaaggcaaggagaaaaaggcaaggagaaaaaggcaaggagaaaaaggcaaggagaaaaaggcaaggagaaaaaggcaaggagaaaaaggcaaggagaaaaaggcaaggagaaaaaggcaaggagaaaaaggcaaggagaaaaaggcaaggagaaaaaggcaaggagaaaaaggcaaggagaaaaaggcaaggagaaaaaggcaaggagaaaaaggcaaggagaaaaaggcaaggagaaaaaggcaaggagaaaaaggcaaggagaaaaaggcaaggagaaaaaggcaaggagaaaaaggcaaggagaaaaaggcaaggagaaaaaggcaaggagaaaaaggcaaggagaaaaaggcaaggagaaaaaggcaaggagaaaaaggcaaggagaaaaaggcaaggagaaaaaggcaaggagaaaaaggcaaggagaaaaaggcaaggagaaaaaggcaaggagaaaaaggcaaggagaaaaaggcaaggagaaaaaggcaaggagaaaaaggcaaggagaaaaaggcaaggagaaaaaggcaaggagaaaaaggcaaggagaaaaaggcaaggagaaaaaggcaaggagaaaaaggcaaggagaaaaaggcaaggagaaaaaggcaaggagaaaaaggcaaggagaaaaaggcaaggagaaaaaggcaaggagaaaaaggcaaggagaaaaaggcaaggagaaaaaggcaaggagaaaaaggcaaggagaaaaaggcaaggagaaaaaggcaaggagaaaaaggcaaggagaaaaaggcaaggagaaaaaggcaaggagaaaaaggcaaggagaaaaaggcaaggagaaaaaggcaaggagaaaaaggcaaggagaaaaaggcaaggagaaaaaggcaaggagaaaaaggcaaggagaaaaaggcaaggagaaaaaggcaaggagaaaaaggcaaggagaaaaaggcaaggagaaaaaggcaaggagaaaaaggcaaggagaaaaaggcaaggagaaaaaggcaaggagaaaaaggcaaggagaaaaaggcaaggagaaaaaggcaaggagaaaaaggcaaggagaaaaaggcaaggagaaaaaggcaaggagaaaaaggcaaggagaaaaaggcaaggagaaaaaggcaaggagaaaaaggcaaggagaaaaaggcaaggagaaaaaggcaaggagaaaaaggcaaggagaaaaaggcaaggagaaaaaggcaaggagaaaaaggcaaggagaaaaaggcaaggagaaaaaggcaaggagaaaaaggcaaggagaaaaaggcaaggagaaaaaggcaaggagaaaaaggcaaggagaaaaaggcaaggagaaaaaggcaaggagaaaaaggcaaggagaaaaaggcaaggagaaaaaggcaaggagaaaaaggcaaggagaaaaaggcaaggagaaaaaggcaaggagaaaaaggcaaggagaaaaaggcaaggagaaaaaggcaaggagaaaaaggcaaggagaaaaaggcaaggagaaaaaggcaaggagaaaaaggcaaggagaaaaaggcaaggagaaaaaggcaaggagaaaaaggcaaggagaaaaaggcaaggagaaaaaggcaaggagaaaaaggcaaggagaaaaaggcaaggagaaaaaggcaaggagaaaaaggcaaggagaaaaaggcaaggagaaaaaggcaaggagaaaaaggcaaggagaaaaaggcaaggagaaaaaggcaaggagaaaaaggcaaggagaaaaaggcaaggagaaaaaggcaaggagaaaaaggcaaggagaaaaaggcaaggagaaaaaggcaaggagaaaaaggcaaggagaaaaaggcaaggagaaaaaggcaaggagaaaaaggcaaggagaaaaaggcaaggagaaaaaggcaaggagaaaaaggcaaggagaaaaaggcaaggagaaaaaggcaaggagaaaaaggcaaggagaaaaaggcaaggagaaaaaggcaaggagaaaaaggcaaggagaaaaaggcaaggagaaaaaggcaaggagaaaaaggcaaggagaaaaaggcaaggagaaaaaggcaaggagaaaaaggcaaggagaaaaaggcaaggagaaaaaggcaaggagaaaaaggcaaggagaaaaaggcaaggagaaaaaggcaaggagaaaaaggcaaggagaaaaaggcaaggagaaaaaggcaaggagaaaaaggcaaggagaaaaaggcaaggagaaaaaggcaaggagaaaaaggcaaggagaaaaaggcaaggagaaaaaggcaaggagaaaaaggcaaggagaaaaaggcaaggagaaaaaggcaaggagaaaaaggcaaggagaaaaaggcaaggagaaaaaggcaaggagaaaaaggcaaggagaaaaaggcaaggagaaaaaggcaaggagaaaaaggcaaggagaaaaaggcaaggagaaaaaggcaaggagaaaaaggcaaggagaaaaaggcaaggagaaaaaggcaaggagaaaaaggcaaggagaaaaaggcaaggagaaaaaggcaaggagaaaaaggcaaggagaaaaaggcaaggagaaaaaggcaaggagaaaaaggcaaggagaaaaaggcaaggagaaaaaggcaaggagaaaaaggcaaggagaaaaaggcaaggagaaaaaggcaaggagaaaaaggcaaggagaaaaaggcaaggagaaaaaggcaaggagaaaaaggcaaggagaaaaaggcaaggagaaaaaggcaaggagaaaaaggcaaggagaaaaaggcaaggagaaaaaggcaaggagaaaaaggcaaggagaaaaaggcaaggagaaaaaggcaaggagaaaaaggcaaggagaaaaaggcaaggagaaaaaggcaaggagaaaaaggcaaggagaaaaaggcaaggagaaaaaggcaaggagaaaaaggcaaggagaaaaaggcaaggagaaaaaggcaaggagaaaaaggcaaggagaaaaaggcaaggagaaaaaggcaaggagaaaaaggcaaggagaaaaaggcaaggagaaaaaggcaaggagaaaaaggcaaggagaaaaaggcaaggagaaaaaggcaaggagaaaaaggcaaggagaaaaaggcaaggagaaaaaggcaaggagaaaaaggcaaggagaaaaaggcaaggagaaaaaggcaaggagaaaaaggcaaggagaaaaaggcaaggagaaaaaggcaaggagaaaaaggcaaggagaaaaaggcaaggagaaaaaggcaaggagaaaaaggcaaggagaaaaaggcaaggagaaaaaggcaaggagaaaaaggcaaggagaaaaaggcaaggagaaaaaggcaaggagaaaaaggcaaggagaaaaaggcaaggagaaaaaggcaaggagaaaaaggcaaggagaaaaaggcaaggagaaaaaggcaaggagaaaaaggcaaggagaaaaaggcaaggagaaaaaggcaaggagaaaaaggcaaggagaaaaaggcaaggagaaaaaggcaaggagaaaaaggcaaggagaaaaaggcaaggagaaaaaggcaaggagaaaaaggcaaggagaaaaaggcaaggagaaaaaggcaaggagaaaaaggcaaggagaaaaaggcaaggagaaaaaggcaaggagaaaaaggcaaggagaaaaaggcaaggagaaaaaggcaaggagaaaaaggcaaggagaaaaaggcaaggagaaaaaggcaaggagaaaaaggcaaggagaaaaaggcaaggagaaaaaggcaaggagaaaaaggcaaggagaaaaaggcaaggagaaaaaggcaaggagaaaaaggcaaggagaaaaaggcaaggagaaaaaggcaaggagaaaaaggcaaggagaaaaaggcaaggagaaaaaggcaaggagaaaaaggcaaggagaaaaaggcaaggagaaaaaggcaaggagaaaaaggcaaggagaaaaaggcaaggagaaaaaggcaaggagaaaaaggcaaggagaaaaaggcaaggagaaaaaggcaaggagaaaaaggcaaggagaaaaaggcaaggagaaaaaggcaaggagaaaaaggcaaggagaaaaaggcaaggagaaaaaggcaaggagaaaaaggcaaggagaaaaaggcaaggagaaaaaggcaaggagaaaaaggcaaggagaaaaaggcaaggagaaaaaggcaaggagaaaaaggcaaggagaaaaaggcaaggagaaaaaggcaaggagaaaaaggcaaggagaaaaaggcaaggagaaaaaggcaaggagaaaaaggcaaggagaaaaaggcaaggagaaaaaggcaaggagaaaaaggcaaggagaaaaaggcaaggagaaaaaggcaaggagaaaaaggcaaggagaaaaaggcaaggagaaaaaggcaaggagaaaaaggcaaggagaaaaaggcaaggagaaaaaggcaaggagaaaaaggcaaggagaaaaaggcaaggagaaaaaggcaaggagaaaaaggcaaggagaaaaaggcaaggagaaaaaggcaaggagaaaaaggcaaggagaaaaaggcaaggagaaaaaggcaaggagaaaaaggcaaggagaaaaaggcaaggagaaaaaggcaaggagaaaaaggcaaggagaaaaaggcaaggagaaaaaggcaaggagaaaaaggcaaggagaaaaaggcaaggagaaaaaggcaaggagaaaaaggcaaggagaaaaaggcaaggagaaaaaggcaaggagaaaaaggcaaggagaaaaaggcaaggagaaaaaggcaaggagaaaaaggcaaggagaaaaaggcaaggagaaaaaggcaatgagaaggcaaggagaaaaaggcaatgagaaggcaaggagaaaaaggcaatga